A single Thermoanaerobacterium sp. RBIITD DNA region contains:
- a CDS encoding NifB/NifX family molybdenum-iron cluster-binding protein, whose translation MKIAVASDGRDVSMHFGHCEGFTFFDIEGDEIKSSNFLPNPGHRPGFLPEYLKDKGVDCIISGGMGSSAINLFLRYGIDVITGAEGNVEEVVKKYVDGTLVSTGSACEKHEHEGHCED comes from the coding sequence ATGAAGATTGCAGTTGCGTCAGATGGCAGGGATGTTTCAATGCATTTTGGACATTGTGAAGGATTCACTTTTTTTGACATTGAGGGTGATGAGATAAAAAGCTCAAATTTTTTGCCAAATCCAGGGCACAGGCCGGGATTTTTGCCTGAATACCTGAAAGACAAAGGTGTAGATTGTATTATATCAGGTGGTATGGGTTCCAGTGCTATTAATTTATTTTTAAGATACGGGATAGATGTTATAACGGGTGCAGAAGGGAATGTAGAAGAAGTTGTAAAGAAATATGTTGATGGAACACTGGTTTCTACAGGTAGTGCCTGCGAAAAACACGAACATGAAGGGCATTGTGAAGATTAA
- a CDS encoding ATP-binding protein, producing the protein MKQIVILSGKGGTGKTTVATTLSTIVKNKIMADCDVEAPNLNIILQGEIVEKDDFYGKEVAIIDSDKCIQCGLCEKLCRYDAIINFKINPYHCEGCGLCMYKCPAGAIKMEEEETGKIIISQLKDKEKIVYAELNPGADGSGKLVTQVRKRASKNQGGSEYLIIDGTPGIGCPVLASVTGADAVLIVAEPTMSGFEDMKRVLKAISSFKIPSFICINKWDLNKEISREIESYCEENGIFVVGKIDFDETVIKALKSLKNLFEYSDSAVYNQILNMWTKIEKYLNERIDV; encoded by the coding sequence ATGAAGCAGATTGTAATATTAAGCGGCAAAGGCGGTACTGGAAAAACAACAGTTGCAACAACTCTAAGTACAATTGTTAAAAACAAAATTATGGCTGACTGTGATGTAGAAGCACCAAACCTTAATATCATTTTACAAGGCGAAATTGTCGAAAAAGATGATTTTTATGGTAAGGAAGTTGCGATAATTGACAGTGACAAGTGTATTCAATGCGGCTTGTGTGAAAAACTTTGCCGTTATGATGCAATAATAAATTTTAAAATAAATCCTTATCACTGTGAAGGCTGCGGCTTGTGCATGTATAAATGTCCCGCTGGTGCTATAAAAATGGAAGAAGAAGAGACTGGGAAAATTATAATATCTCAATTAAAAGACAAAGAGAAGATTGTATATGCAGAACTTAATCCTGGTGCAGATGGTTCCGGCAAGTTAGTTACACAGGTAAGGAAAAGAGCTTCTAAAAATCAGGGCGGAAGTGAATATCTTATAATTGATGGAACACCTGGTATAGGATGTCCAGTGTTGGCATCGGTAACTGGAGCTGATGCGGTTCTTATCGTTGCTGAACCGACAATGTCGGGTTTTGAAGATATGAAGAGAGTTTTAAAGGCGATTAGCAGCTTTAAAATTCCGTCATTTATATGTATAAACAAATGGGATTTAAATAAGGAGATTTCAAGAGAAATAGAGAGCTACTGCGAAGAAAATGGTATTTTTGTTGTTGGGAAAATAGATTTTGATGAAACGGTTATAAAAGCACTTAAGAGTTTGAAAAATTTATTTGAATACAGTGACAGTGCTGTTTATAATCAAATTTTAAATATGTGGACAAAAATCGAAAAATATTTAAATGAAAGGATTGATGTTTAA
- a CDS encoding MBL fold metallo-hydrolase, producing the protein MEIQVLVENVVFKKSFVAEHGLSLLVKKEDKEVLIDTGQSDNFVKNSGLMGIDLKNIGKVVLTHGHYDHVGGLKKLIDENKNVRIYASNMILNKKYAIRKNGLVDEIGLDSSIYEENKDNFILINKDTEIEKDFFAITNADVEYNNAFTTENFLVEKDNIKVNDRFLDEIFVVVKEGDYINIITGCSHAGILNVLYTAKKRFKEYRIKSLIGGFHLKGMPEEDIINIAKAMSEYNIGSIYTGHCTGIDEYGILKKVLGRNIAYLTTSSSIIV; encoded by the coding sequence ATGGAAATTCAGGTATTAGTTGAAAATGTAGTTTTTAAAAAAAGCTTTGTTGCCGAACACGGTCTTTCACTACTTGTAAAGAAAGAAGATAAAGAAGTTTTAATAGATACGGGACAGAGCGATAATTTTGTAAAAAATTCCGGATTAATGGGAATTGATCTAAAGAATATTGGTAAGGTAGTACTTACACATGGGCATTATGACCATGTTGGCGGACTTAAAAAGCTTATTGATGAAAATAAAAATGTGCGTATTTATGCAAGCAATATGATACTTAATAAAAAGTATGCAATACGCAAAAATGGTTTAGTAGATGAAATAGGTTTAGATTCATCAATATATGAAGAAAACAAAGACAATTTTATATTAATTAATAAAGATACAGAAATAGAAAAAGATTTTTTTGCAATTACAAATGCTGATGTAGAATATAATAATGCTTTTACAACAGAAAATTTTTTGGTTGAAAAAGACAATATTAAAGTAAATGATAGATTTTTGGATGAAATATTTGTCGTCGTTAAAGAGGGAGATTATATCAATATTATTACAGGATGTTCACATGCGGGTATTTTAAATGTACTGTATACAGCAAAGAAAAGATTTAAAGAATACAGGATAAAATCACTTATTGGAGGATTTCATTTAAAGGGAATGCCTGAAGAAGATATAATAAATATCGCAAAAGCCATGAGTGAATACAATATAGGAAGTATTTATACAGGACACTGTACAGGTATAGATGAATATGGAATTTTAAAAAAAGTTTTAGGAAGAAATATAGCTTATTTAACAACAAGTTCATCAATAATTGTGTAG